One window of Alteromonas sp. LMIT006 genomic DNA carries:
- a CDS encoding ABC transporter ATP-binding protein/permease translates to MRSMRFDTPNNQPVTWRVLFKLLPYLGEFKQRVALALLCLVAAKLASVALPFVLKYSVDSLNNENTITPLLLGPIALVIAYGGFRFLNVILGEVRDTLFGRVTERAMRRLGLQVFKHLHALDLAFHLNRQTGGLSRDIDRGTNGISFLMRFMVFNIGPTLLEIGFVIIILFTQYGATFAGIIAVSVVLYVFFSMKATDWRTKYVREVNQADNTTNTRAIDSLLNYETVKYFNNEQYESELYDSNLATWEHARRKNRLSLFALNGGQAFIIAGAMTSMMILAALEVKAGTMTIGDFVLINAFTMQIFMPLNFLGFVYREIRGALANIENLFSLLNTPSSVQDAPDAKPLECPKGQIDFSHVSFAYHCDRPIIKDVSFTIPAGAKVAIVGPSGSGKSTLAKLLMRFYEPTQGSISIDGQALDQVTQDSLRKQLGMVPQDTVLFNDTLGNNIRYGRVEARDDEVSNAINMAQLSDFVAQLPDGLDTQVGERGLKLSGGEKQRVAIARTLLKNPPIVIFDEATSSLDSQSEQGILTAMNALAKAHTSVVIAHRLSTIKDADQIIVLKHGQIAEQGAHSELLSAQGVYYQLWQAQQHEDG, encoded by the coding sequence ATGCGCTCCATGCGATTTGACACACCCAACAATCAACCCGTGACCTGGCGAGTCTTATTCAAGCTCTTACCGTATTTAGGTGAGTTCAAACAGCGCGTCGCACTGGCCTTGTTGTGCCTTGTGGCGGCCAAATTGGCCAGCGTCGCCCTGCCCTTTGTCCTTAAATACAGTGTCGATAGCCTAAACAATGAAAACACCATCACCCCGCTGCTATTGGGCCCCATCGCTTTAGTCATCGCTTATGGTGGGTTTCGTTTTCTCAATGTCATCTTAGGCGAGGTGCGCGACACCTTGTTTGGTCGAGTGACGGAGCGCGCCATGCGCCGGCTTGGGCTACAAGTATTCAAACACTTACACGCCTTGGATCTCGCGTTTCACCTCAATCGCCAAACCGGTGGCCTATCGCGTGACATTGACCGCGGCACCAACGGCATTAGCTTCTTGATGCGCTTTATGGTGTTTAATATCGGGCCGACATTGTTGGAGATTGGCTTTGTCATCATTATTTTATTCACTCAATACGGCGCGACCTTTGCCGGGATCATCGCCGTGTCTGTGGTGCTCTATGTGTTTTTCTCCATGAAAGCGACCGATTGGCGCACCAAATACGTGCGCGAAGTCAATCAAGCGGATAACACCACCAACACGCGCGCCATCGATAGCTTACTCAATTATGAAACCGTCAAATACTTCAACAATGAACAGTACGAATCTGAGCTATATGATTCCAATCTCGCCACCTGGGAGCACGCCCGACGCAAAAACCGCCTGTCACTCTTCGCGTTAAACGGCGGGCAGGCGTTTATTATTGCCGGGGCCATGACCAGTATGATGATTTTGGCGGCGCTGGAAGTCAAAGCCGGCACCATGACCATTGGTGATTTTGTGTTGATCAATGCGTTTACCATGCAGATCTTTATGCCGCTGAACTTCTTGGGGTTTGTGTACCGTGAGATCCGTGGCGCGCTCGCCAATATTGAAAACTTATTTAGCTTGCTCAATACCCCATCGAGCGTACAAGACGCGCCCGATGCCAAGCCTCTCGAATGCCCGAAAGGACAGATTGACTTTAGCCACGTCTCATTTGCCTATCACTGTGATCGCCCCATCATTAAAGACGTCAGCTTTACCATTCCCGCCGGTGCCAAAGTCGCCATCGTCGGCCCCAGTGGCAGCGGCAAATCCACACTGGCCAAACTGCTCATGCGCTTTTATGAACCCACTCAAGGCAGCATTAGCATTGATGGACAAGCGCTTGACCAAGTCACCCAAGATTCCTTGCGCAAGCAGCTTGGCATGGTGCCTCAAGACACCGTGCTGTTTAACGATACATTGGGCAATAATATTCGCTACGGCCGCGTGGAAGCCCGTGATGATGAAGTATCAAACGCCATCAACATGGCTCAATTGTCTGATTTTGTCGCGCAACTGCCCGATGGCTTAGACACCCAAGTGGGCGAGCGTGGCTTGAAGCTCTCTGGTGGGGAAAAACAACGCGTGGCCATTGCCCGCACGCTACTCAAAAATCCCCCGATTGTGATCTTTGATGAAGCGACCTCATCATTGGACAGTCAATCTGAGCAAGGGATCTTAACGGCGATGAACGCGCTGGCAAAAGCGCATACCAGCGTTGTCATTGCGCATCGGTTATCCACGATTAAGGATGCGGATCAGATCATCGTTTTAAAACATGGGCAGATTGCCGAACAGGGCGCTCATTCAGAACTGCTAAGTGCTCAAGGCGTCTATTACCAACTGTGGCAAGCCCAGCAACACGAGGATGGATAA
- a CDS encoding ATP-binding cassette domain-containing protein produces the protein MIRIAHLAIKDRIAVDQAQFHSGQLNVLLGPNGVGKSSLLLAMAGLLEKGNAHKAIQYDGHSLYKILDWPHKRGLYQQTQEPEFAITVAQMLEFYHCPARTCHMPDELVNALGIGELLDKDLRQCSQGQAVRAHLARVMLSIWPALRSGQGVLLLDEPLNGLDVQYQMKLLDWLHQIAHNNLVIMALHDIALVLAQPNTCVTLLKEGQRHGHCEGQYAVAELASDPSTICRCFSINSLPIWVR, from the coding sequence ATGATTCGTATTGCTCATTTGGCCATTAAAGATCGCATCGCCGTCGATCAAGCACAGTTTCATTCAGGGCAATTAAACGTGCTACTTGGGCCCAATGGCGTCGGCAAAAGCAGTCTCTTGTTGGCGATGGCAGGATTACTGGAAAAAGGTAATGCCCACAAGGCTATCCAATACGACGGTCATTCTCTTTATAAAATTTTGGATTGGCCTCATAAGCGCGGTCTCTATCAACAGACACAAGAACCTGAATTTGCGATCACGGTTGCACAAATGCTCGAGTTTTATCACTGTCCAGCTCGGACGTGTCATATGCCGGATGAGTTAGTTAATGCGCTAGGCATCGGCGAATTGCTCGATAAAGACTTACGTCAATGTTCTCAAGGACAGGCGGTAAGGGCGCATTTGGCGCGTGTGATGTTGTCTATCTGGCCGGCGCTGCGATCAGGCCAAGGTGTGCTGTTGCTGGATGAGCCATTAAATGGCTTAGATGTGCAGTATCAAATGAAATTACTGGATTGGTTGCATCAGATTGCCCACAACAACCTGGTGATCATGGCGTTACACGATATTGCGCTGGTATTGGCACAACCGAACACTTGCGTTACTTTATTAAAAGAAGGACAGCGTCATGGTCACTGTGAAGGTCAATACGCTGTCGCCGAGTTGGCGTCAGATCCTTCTACGATATGCCGTTGTTTTTCTATCAATTCTTTGCCCATTTGGGTAAGATAA
- a CDS encoding rhodanese-like domain-containing protein: MTIQQITPEQAKTWLDSDEALLIDVREPAEHRHTAINNAHLVPLSNLELDPSIAKGKKVIVHCQKGVRGNKACEQFVKRHPELEFVNMAGGIEAWQADGFAVIKGQSNVLPLDRQVQIIVGGSVLAGVVLSQTVAMPWVWLSGFFGAGLLFAGLSGFCGLARVLALMPWNR; encoded by the coding sequence ATGACCATTCAACAAATCACCCCAGAACAGGCCAAAACGTGGTTAGACAGCGATGAAGCGCTGCTGATTGATGTCAGAGAGCCGGCAGAACATCGTCATACTGCTATAAACAATGCGCATTTGGTGCCGTTAAGTAACTTGGAACTCGATCCCTCGATTGCAAAGGGCAAAAAAGTCATCGTGCATTGCCAAAAAGGCGTGCGCGGCAATAAAGCCTGTGAACAGTTTGTCAAACGCCACCCGGAATTGGAGTTTGTTAATATGGCAGGTGGCATTGAAGCATGGCAAGCCGATGGTTTTGCTGTTATCAAAGGACAGAGCAACGTGTTGCCTTTAGATAGACAGGTGCAAATCATTGTCGGTGGCAGTGTGCTGGCAGGTGTCGTATTATCGCAAACCGTGGCGATGCCATGGGTGTGGTTATCGGGCTTTTTTGGAGCGGGTTTACTATTTGCTGGGTTAAGTGGCTTTTGCGGGTTAGCTCGGGTGTTGGCGCTTATGCCCTGGAATCGTTAG
- a CDS encoding low molecular weight protein-tyrosine-phosphatase: MDNSQGAISVVFICLGNICRSPTAEAVFRKMVADRNLDAHFIIDSAGTAGYHVGAKPDERSVEVASAMGYDFTGIRCRKVSEEDFVNADYLLAMDASNVENLRKVCPQGYEHKIRLLVEFAPGDYPEVPDPYYGGRRGFELVLDLIEQGCAGFIEHVKQNH; this comes from the coding sequence ATGGATAACTCGCAAGGAGCGATTTCGGTTGTCTTTATTTGTCTTGGCAACATCTGCCGTTCACCCACAGCTGAAGCGGTATTTCGCAAAATGGTCGCCGATCGTAACCTAGATGCACACTTTATCATTGATTCGGCAGGTACAGCCGGTTATCACGTCGGTGCCAAACCCGACGAACGGTCAGTCGAAGTGGCGAGTGCGATGGGATATGATTTTACCGGTATTCGTTGTCGCAAAGTCAGTGAAGAGGACTTTGTGAATGCGGATTATTTGCTCGCGATGGATGCCAGTAATGTGGAGAACTTGCGCAAAGTCTGTCCACAAGGGTACGAGCACAAAATTCGTCTTTTGGTTGAATTTGCTCCAGGCGATTATCCAGAGGTACCCGACCCGTATTACGGCGGGCGACGTGGATTTGAATTAGTTTTGGATTTGATTGAGCAAGGATGTGCTGGATTTATTGAGCATGTCAAACAGAATCACTAA
- a CDS encoding helix-turn-helix transcriptional regulator produces the protein MDLQQLQSNATNAETLLKAMANRHRLMILCTLLRQERDVNSLANEVCLSQSAVSQHLKVLKDANVLGARKDGVKVIYSIVDPLVGAILSNLYLAYCGPQSDC, from the coding sequence ATGGATCTTCAACAGCTACAGAGCAACGCAACCAACGCAGAAACCTTACTCAAAGCCATGGCTAATCGCCACAGGTTGATGATTTTATGCACTTTGCTGCGTCAGGAACGCGATGTAAATAGCTTAGCGAATGAAGTGTGCTTGTCCCAGTCTGCGGTGTCTCAGCATTTGAAAGTATTAAAAGATGCTAATGTGTTGGGCGCGCGAAAAGACGGTGTCAAAGTGATTTATTCGATTGTCGATCCGCTCGTTGGTGCCATCTTGAGTAACTTATATCTGGCCTATTGCGGGCCACAATCTGATTGTTAA
- a CDS encoding iron ABC transporter permease, protein MSNRITNTLIALSISLLLAHLVLTGNIFSNEIIRHVYLQLALPELLTALVVGMGLCMASASLQVLLRNPLADPSILGLSSGASVVAGLLLTTPLMVVLDSPIVLVLGCFVGALFSSLLLLSLSRRLSREHGQILLAGIAITTLASAVLAWIYVLAPPQQSKTLTFWLLGSFAQSDWLQLFWVGGVVSVCSVRLLRHAHALNQLMVGEAIAITHGVDVPKLRRECVVLCALIVGACVAIAGSIAFVGLLVPHFVRRIWGADNRLVMPLSMAIGALFMGMVVLLNQATSIIALPVSLVTASIGAPVFVYVLLKHRVAG, encoded by the coding sequence ATGTCAAACAGAATCACTAACACACTCATAGCGCTATCTATCAGCCTGCTGCTGGCGCATCTAGTTTTGACCGGCAATATCTTCAGCAATGAAATCATTCGTCATGTGTATCTGCAACTCGCTTTGCCGGAGTTACTGACGGCTTTGGTTGTCGGTATGGGTTTATGTATGGCCAGTGCATCGTTGCAAGTGTTATTACGCAACCCATTGGCCGACCCGAGTATCTTGGGGTTATCCAGTGGGGCGAGTGTCGTGGCTGGTCTATTACTCACTACCCCTTTGATGGTGGTGTTAGATTCCCCTATTGTTTTGGTTTTGGGCTGTTTTGTCGGCGCGTTGTTCAGTAGTCTGTTGTTATTGAGCTTGAGTCGGCGCCTGTCGCGAGAGCATGGACAGATTTTATTGGCCGGTATTGCTATTACAACCTTAGCCAGTGCGGTGTTGGCGTGGATCTATGTGTTGGCGCCTCCGCAACAAAGCAAAACCTTAACATTTTGGCTGTTAGGCAGCTTTGCGCAAAGTGATTGGTTGCAGTTATTTTGGGTTGGGGGGGTGGTCAGTGTGTGCAGTGTTCGATTATTGCGCCACGCACACGCCCTCAATCAACTTATGGTCGGCGAAGCGATAGCCATTACTCATGGCGTGGATGTGCCAAAACTGCGTCGTGAATGTGTGGTGCTGTGTGCGCTGATTGTCGGGGCGTGTGTGGCGATAGCCGGCTCGATTGCGTTTGTGGGCTTATTGGTACCGCATTTTGTTAGACGAATTTGGGGCGCGGATAATCGCCTTGTGATGCCGTTGAGTATGGCAATAGGGGCGCTGTTTATGGGCATGGTGGTTTTACTTAATCAAGCCACGTCGATTATTGCATTGCCTGTGTCATTGGTGACGGCCAGTATCGGTGCGCCGGTTTTTGTGTACGTATTATTAAAACATCGGGTGGCTGGATGA
- a CDS encoding class II 3-deoxy-7-phosphoheptulonate synthase — protein sequence MSNWRIDSWRDKPIKQQPTYPDQAALEQVESQLASYPPLVFAAEARQLLSELGDVAQGNGFLLQGGDCAESFTEFNAPKIRDTFKVMLQMAIVLTFAGRCPVTKVARMAGQYAKPRSADMETKDGVSLPSYRGDIINSFEFTESARVPDPNRMLEAYRNSAATLNLLRAFAQGGLADLNQVHRWNLAFVDNNPLKERYQDMADRIADTLAFMDVIGINSESHPALHETALYTSHEALLLNYEQALTRVDTLTGLPYNCSAHMLWIGERTRQLDHAHVEFFSGINNPIGVKIGPTMTPDELIQLIDALNPNNVPGRLTLITRMGADKLADNLPVLLRRVKAEGRHVVWSSDPMHGNTFSASSGYKTRNFDAILREIQQFFTAHKQEGTHAGGIHLEMTGQHVTECTGGAYQISDDDLAQAYQTQCDPRLNADQVLEMAFLVSDYIKAR from the coding sequence ATGAGCAACTGGCGCATCGATTCCTGGCGTGACAAGCCAATCAAACAACAACCTACGTATCCGGACCAAGCGGCATTAGAACAAGTTGAAAGCCAACTTGCCTCGTATCCGCCCTTAGTATTTGCCGCGGAAGCCAGGCAGCTTTTGTCTGAGTTGGGCGATGTGGCTCAGGGCAATGGCTTTTTGTTACAAGGCGGTGATTGCGCAGAGTCCTTTACTGAGTTTAATGCTCCTAAGATCCGTGATACCTTCAAAGTCATGTTACAGATGGCCATTGTGCTGACCTTTGCCGGTCGCTGTCCGGTGACCAAAGTCGCGCGTATGGCGGGGCAATATGCCAAGCCGCGCTCAGCGGATATGGAGACCAAAGATGGCGTATCCTTACCGAGTTATCGCGGGGACATCATTAACTCGTTTGAGTTTACCGAAAGTGCGCGTGTGCCTGATCCCAATCGCATGCTCGAAGCCTATCGCAACTCGGCTGCGACCTTGAACTTACTCAGAGCGTTTGCGCAAGGTGGCTTGGCCGACCTCAATCAAGTGCATCGCTGGAATTTGGCATTTGTTGATAACAACCCCCTCAAAGAGCGTTATCAAGACATGGCGGATCGCATTGCCGATACGCTTGCGTTCATGGATGTGATTGGCATCAATTCAGAGAGTCACCCGGCATTACATGAAACGGCTTTGTATACCTCGCATGAAGCCTTGTTACTGAACTACGAGCAAGCGCTGACCCGCGTGGATACGTTGACAGGACTGCCGTATAACTGTTCTGCACACATGTTGTGGATCGGTGAACGCACGCGTCAGCTTGACCATGCCCATGTTGAGTTCTTCAGTGGCATCAATAACCCGATTGGCGTAAAGATTGGTCCGACAATGACACCGGATGAGTTGATTCAACTGATTGATGCATTAAACCCGAACAATGTGCCTGGACGTTTGACCCTGATCACTCGAATGGGCGCAGATAAGTTAGCAGATAACTTGCCTGTTTTATTGCGTCGTGTCAAAGCGGAAGGTCGTCACGTGGTGTGGTCATCTGACCCGATGCACGGTAATACCTTTTCAGCCTCTAGCGGCTACAAAACCCGTAATTTTGATGCGATTTTGCGTGAAATTCAGCAGTTCTTTACGGCACACAAGCAAGAAGGCACCCACGCGGGAGGCATCCACTTAGAGATGACCGGTCAGCATGTCACCGAGTGTACCGGTGGCGCGTATCAGATCAGTGATGATGATCTGGCACAAGCCTATCAAACCCAGTGCGACCCGCGCTTAAATGCCGATCAAGTGTTGGAGATGGCATTTTTGGTCTCTGATTACATCAAAGCACGTTAA